Proteins encoded together in one Streptomyces sp. NBC_01408 window:
- a CDS encoding molybdopterin-binding protein → MESYTIGQAARLLGVSVDTARRWADAERFPTRREGARRMVDGPDLAAFCVEVAQEGGDPHGHDETPYTSARNAFPGIVTGVKLGTVDAQVEIQAGPHRIVSLLTREAVEELGLEVGARATARVKSTSVFIDRA, encoded by the coding sequence ATGGAGTCCTACACGATCGGCCAGGCGGCGCGGCTGCTCGGCGTGAGCGTCGACACGGCCCGGCGCTGGGCGGACGCGGAACGCTTCCCCACCCGCCGGGAAGGCGCGCGGCGCATGGTGGACGGGCCGGACCTGGCCGCGTTCTGCGTCGAGGTCGCGCAGGAGGGCGGGGACCCCCACGGGCACGACGAGACCCCGTACACCTCGGCGCGCAACGCCTTCCCCGGGATCGTCACCGGGGTGAAGCTCGGCACGGTCGACGCGCAGGTGGAGATCCAGGCGGGACCGCACCGGATCGTGTCGCTGCTGACGCGGGAGGCGGTGGAGGAGCTCGGCCTCGAGGTGGGGGCGCGGGCCACGGCCCGGGTGAAGTCGACGAGCGTGTTCATCGACCGGGCGTGA